The nucleotide window ATTTAACCAATATGATAATACATATGTAAAAATTATCAGTTTTTTTAAAATTCTAAAAATATATAAACTTTGGAAATAAATATTTAATTGAATAATGAGTGATAACATGACTATGAAAACAGGAAGTAATTTAAAGTTTAATGATCAATATGAATATTTAACATTCGATTTAGACCAGAAATTCCTATTAGGTGAATTGAAAGGAGAGGAAATAAGGGATAAGATGATTTCCGCTCAAGAAATATTGGATAATCACTTGGAAAACAATTACAGTCCTGGAGATGAAATAGAAATCGAAAATCCTTTTGAAGACCCAAGACTTAGGAAGTTCATTAAAGTAAATGAAGTAACGGATGATATGATTGACATAATTTATTATCAGCATCAAATCAATAAGGATGTTTATAAGTTTGTTACAATGTCTGAACCTCCTGTAAGAGGTCGTATCTTAATTCCAAAGGAATAAATTACTTCTTTTCATATTCTTTTTTTAAGTTTTTTCAATTATCTTGCTCCTTTTTACTATTTTTTTTAAAATATTACGCCGTTATGATAAATTTTATTAACACATGTTAACATATTTTAAAATAAGTAAAAATAATAAATTTTAGTTTAATATTTTTATAAATTATTCTTATCCTGGTGATTCTATGGAATTCGATGAATTGATGGAAAAAGGAAATCAATTAAGAAAAGAAAACAAGTATGAAGAAGCATTAGATGCTTATCAAGCTGCATTAAAGGCAGATAAAAGACGTCCTGAAGCTTGGAATATGAAAGCAAGTACTTTAGGTCTTTTAGGTCAAACAGATGAAGCTATTGAATGTTTTGACAGATCATTGGAACTTGACTTTGAAAATGAGAAAACCTGGTTCTTAAAGGGAATGACATTGTTTGCTGTAAATCGTTTCAATGAAGCGGATTCATGCTTTGATAAGGCAGTGAATGCAGACCCTCACAATCCGGTCTATTGGAAATACAAAGGAATGGTTTTAAGTCAATTGAACCAAAATGCAGATGCTTTGAAATGCTTGGATAATGCATTGGCATTAAACCCAGAAGACGATGCTGTTCTAGTATTTAGACATACTGTCATAGAAGCGTTAGAAAAAGAAGAAAAAGAAGAAAAATAAGTCGTAGGATCTTCCTACAACTCTTTTTTTTATTTTTAAATTTTTAGATTAAATTTTATAATCTCTTTTTTTAGACTATTTTTATTAAATTATCGACTATTTAGAAGACTATTTTAGAACTTTTTAATACTCTTTAAGGCAACAATTTGATCTCTTAAAACAGCTGCTCTTTCGAAATCTAAATCATTAGCTGCCTCTTTCATTTCTGCCTCTAAGTCCTTGATCAATAATTTAAGCTCATCCTTAGGCATGCCCTTAAGGTCATCTCTTGAAGGAGTCTTCTTGGTTGACATCTTCTTGTCCTTAAGAGTCCTGTATGTTGACTGAGGAGTGATGTTATACTTTTCATTGTATGCCATTTGAAGCTTTCTTCTCTTGTTAGTGATGTCAACAGCATTCTTAACTGAATCTGTCATGTCATCAACATACATGAGAACTTCCCCATCAACATTTCTTGCAGCTCTTCCTATTGTTTGTATAAGGGATGTTTCGGACCTTAGGAATCCTTCCTTATCTGCATCTAAAATAGCTACAAGTCCAACTTCAGGTAGGTCAAGCCCTTCTCTGAGCAAGTTTACACCTACAAGAACGTCAAACTCCCCACGCCTTAAATCGTCGATGATTTCCACTCTCTCCAATGTATCAATCTCTGAGTGAAGATATCTTACCTTGATTCCTATTCTGGCATAGTAATCTGTCAAGTCTTCAGCCATTCTCTTGGTAAGTGTTGTAACAAGAATCCTTTGGTCTTTTGCCACTTTCTTTCTAACTTCCTTAAGCAAATCCTCAACTTGGCCTTGAACTGACCTGATTGTGATTTTAGGGTCTACAAGACCTGTTGGCCTAATAATTTGCTCTACGATGTTTTGGCTTCTTGACATTTCATAAGGTCCTGGAGTAGCTGATACATAAAGAACCTGATTTTGAATGGCTTCAAACTCATCAAATCTAAGTGGTCTGTTTTCCTTTGCAGAAGGCAATCTGAATCCATATTGAACAAGGGTTTCCTTTCTTGACCTGTCACCATTGTACATTCCCCTAATCTGTGGAACTGTTACGTGGGATTCATCAATGATAGTCAAGTAATCATCTGGGAAGTACTTAAGCAATGAATAAGGCATATCTCCCCAATTCCTTCCTGATAAATGCAGGGAATAGTTTTCAATTCCAGGGCAGTAACCCATTTCCTGAAGCATTTCTATATCAAAACGGGTTCTTTGCTCCAATCTTTGGGCTTCAACATATTTTCCATTGAGATTCAACTCTCTAAGTCGGCTTTCAAGCTCATCATTGATGTCCTTTAAAGCTTGATCCATTCTGTCAGCACCTACTACGAAGTGCTTTGCTGGAAATATCATATACCTTTGAAGAGGCTCTTCCTTTTTGCCTGTTACAGGGTTTATCAAGCTAATGGCATCTATTTCATCACCAAAAAGCTCAATTCTTATTGGAGGTGTACCATGAACCGGATTGATTTCAATAACATCTCCCCTTACCCTGAATTGACCTCTTTCAAATGCAATGTCATTTCTCTCATATTGCATGAAAATAAGTTTTCTTAAAATGTCACTGCGGTCGTAGATATCTCCTACAGCGATGGAAAATGCAAACTCCCCATAATCTTCAGGTGAACCGATACCATAGATGCAGCTTACACTGCTCACAACAATCACATCATCTCTAGATAAAAGTGATTGTGTAGCTGAATGCCTCATTATGTCTATCTCTTCATTGATTGATGCCTCTTTGTCAATGAAAGTGTCTGTTCTTGGCACATAAGCTTCAGGTTGATAGTAGTCATAATAACTGACAAAGTATTCTACAGCATTGTCTGGGAAAAACACCTTGAATTCTTCGTATAATTGTGCAGCCAATGTCTTGTTGTGAGATATGATCAATGTTGGCTTTTGCACCTTTTCAATGATGTTAGCCATTGTATATGTCTTTCCAGAACCTGTAACACCTAATAATGTCTGTTCATGATATCCCTTCTTAATGCCGTTTACAAGGGATTCAATGGCCTGTGGCTGGTCACCAAGTGGCTTATATGGAGATTTAAGTTTGAATTCTTTCATTTTTGCACCTATTAATTTAAGTTTTAAAGGTAATTTTCATAATATACTTTTAGCTTTATTTCTTATAATAGTATGTATTTTTTAAAACTATTTTTCATTTTGGAATATTAAGCGACTTAAGTTTAATTTATATATATATTAAAGCAAAAATGATATATATTATTATAAAAATATTAATAATGTATTAATTATAAGTGAAAATTATGGACTAAAACCCAAAATTTAAAATCACTTAATTATATGATATAAGAAATTTATATGAAAAAATTTGAAATATATGAATTAATTCAATATTATAAGAATTTATGTATTTGACTGAAAATATTTAAGGAG belongs to Methanobrevibacter ruminantium and includes:
- the uvrB gene encoding excinuclease ABC subunit UvrB, whose protein sequence is MKEFKLKSPYKPLGDQPQAIESLVNGIKKGYHEQTLLGVTGSGKTYTMANIIEKVQKPTLIISHNKTLAAQLYEEFKVFFPDNAVEYFVSYYDYYQPEAYVPRTDTFIDKEASINEEIDIMRHSATQSLLSRDDVIVVSSVSCIYGIGSPEDYGEFAFSIAVGDIYDRSDILRKLIFMQYERNDIAFERGQFRVRGDVIEINPVHGTPPIRIELFGDEIDAISLINPVTGKKEEPLQRYMIFPAKHFVVGADRMDQALKDINDELESRLRELNLNGKYVEAQRLEQRTRFDIEMLQEMGYCPGIENYSLHLSGRNWGDMPYSLLKYFPDDYLTIIDESHVTVPQIRGMYNGDRSRKETLVQYGFRLPSAKENRPLRFDEFEAIQNQVLYVSATPGPYEMSRSQNIVEQIIRPTGLVDPKITIRSVQGQVEDLLKEVRKKVAKDQRILVTTLTKRMAEDLTDYYARIGIKVRYLHSEIDTLERVEIIDDLRRGEFDVLVGVNLLREGLDLPEVGLVAILDADKEGFLRSETSLIQTIGRAARNVDGEVLMYVDDMTDSVKNAVDITNKRRKLQMAYNEKYNITPQSTYRTLKDKKMSTKKTPSRDDLKGMPKDELKLLIKDLEAEMKEAANDLDFERAAVLRDQIVALKSIKKF
- a CDS encoding tetratricopeptide repeat protein; translation: MEFDELMEKGNQLRKENKYEEALDAYQAALKADKRRPEAWNMKASTLGLLGQTDEAIECFDRSLELDFENEKTWFLKGMTLFAVNRFNEADSCFDKAVNADPHNPVYWKYKGMVLSQLNQNADALKCLDNALALNPEDDAVLVFRHTVIEALEKEEKEEK